A genome region from Rhinoraja longicauda isolate Sanriku21f chromosome 43, sRhiLon1.1, whole genome shotgun sequence includes the following:
- the LOC144612166 gene encoding uncharacterized protein LOC144612166, translated as MAAADLMVLFIDVIIKSIVVMYFPLSFFTITPVCSITWALTIAATTISVWFTVGFTFDRFVAICYQKLKIKYCTVRTASGVIGTAIALSCLISAPWYFTVESAYISDNKPRGCAFKQSFLTSPSWTAFEFLYFAVTPCLPFVLLLLVNSLTARYILVSGRVRRLLRGRNSGENGKDPEMENRRKSIVLLFSISGSSIALWSTTLVYVVSERALGAEYFADSDLLPISFMLQLLSTCTNTCIYVLTQRKFREELKNVVKYPVSFIVKLIISLKH; from the coding sequence atGGCAGCGGCCGACCTCATGGTCCTCTTCATTGATGTCATAATAAAGTCCATTGTTGTGATGTATTTCCCGCTGTCGTTCTTCACCATCACCCCCGTGTGCTCCATCACATGGGCCCTGACCATCGCAGCCACAACaatctctgtctggttcaccgtgggTTTCACGtttgatcggtttgtggccatttgttaccagaagctgaaaataaaatattgcaccGTGCGAACGGCGAGTGGTGTTATCGGAACGGCAATTGCTCTGAGCTGTTTAATCAGTGCACCGTGGTATTTTACGGTCGAGTCAGCATATATCAGCGACAATAAACCCAGAGGGTGCGCCTTCAAACAGTCTTTCTTAACCTCACCTTCATGGACTGCGTTTGAGTTCTTGTACTTTGCGGTAACTCCTTGTCTCCCGTTCGTTTTGCTTTTGTTGGTCAATTCACTGACCGCCAGGTACATCCTAGTCTCTGGTAGAGTCCGCAGATTGCTCCGGGGCCGCAACAGTGGGGAGAATGGCAAAGACCCGGAAATGGAGAACAGGAGGAAAtccatcgttttactcttcagcatatcaggcagttcCATTGCGTTGTGGAGCACAACGCTTGTTTATGTTGTGTCTGAGCGCGCTTTGGGCGCTGAGTACTTCGCAGACAGTGATCTTCTGCCAATTTCGTTTATGCTCCAGCTTCtgagtacctgcaccaacacgtgtatttatGTCCTGACCCAGAGAAAGTTCCGAGAGGAGCTGAAGAACGTGGTTAAATACCCCGTGAGTTTCATTGTGAAATTAATCATATCATTGAAACATTAG